A single window of Archangium gephyra DNA harbors:
- a CDS encoding CocE/NonD family hydrolase, with amino-acid sequence MTLASRFLARLLAFPPADTHDVLVERDVEVPMPDGVKLLADRYYPRQGGKRPTVLVRSPYGRRAFFGLQYGRIFAERGFQVLVQSVRGTFGSGGQLDPFRNERDDGLATIEWMKQQEWFSGEFAMHGPSYLGHVQWAVAREAGPGLKAFVAHETASEFQSQTYAGGAYSLDTTLSWVHLVRNQEKKGLGGLMSRLGAARQLKPLFQHLPLNEVDALATGERVPFFQDWLEHNAPDDPWWNRANFNGALSEVTAPAHLIGGWYDIFLPWQVKDYAALQRAGRAPYLTIGPWTHVSVEGMVVAARESLIWLKAHLLGDRSHLREAPVRVFVMGANTWRDFSEWPPPGIQTRRWHLQADRGLSPATPTASEPDRYRYDPANPTPSLGGALLTREAGPRDNRELEARPDVLTYTSAPLEKALEIIGPVQAELFVRSSLPHTDFFARLCDVEPSGKSVNLCDGLLRLTPGKPAAEPDGTLRITLDLWPTAHRFLAGHRLRLQISSGAHPRFARNPGTGEPLGTAKTLVAADQAVFHDPSHPSALLLPVMGG; translated from the coding sequence ATGACCCTCGCCAGCCGCTTCCTCGCGCGTCTCCTCGCGTTTCCTCCCGCGGACACCCATGACGTCCTCGTCGAGCGGGATGTCGAAGTGCCCATGCCCGATGGCGTCAAGCTGCTCGCCGACCGCTACTACCCCCGCCAGGGTGGCAAGCGGCCAACGGTCCTCGTGCGCTCGCCCTACGGCAGGCGGGCCTTCTTCGGCCTCCAGTACGGCCGGATCTTCGCCGAGCGCGGCTTCCAGGTGCTCGTCCAGAGCGTGCGTGGCACCTTCGGCTCGGGCGGTCAGTTGGATCCCTTTCGCAACGAGCGGGACGACGGGCTCGCCACCATCGAGTGGATGAAGCAACAGGAGTGGTTCTCGGGCGAGTTCGCCATGCACGGACCCAGCTACCTGGGTCACGTGCAGTGGGCGGTGGCCCGTGAGGCGGGCCCCGGCTTGAAAGCCTTCGTAGCGCACGAGACCGCGTCCGAGTTCCAGAGCCAGACCTACGCCGGTGGCGCCTACTCGCTCGACACCACGCTGTCCTGGGTCCACCTCGTCCGCAACCAGGAGAAGAAGGGGCTGGGAGGCCTCATGAGCCGGCTCGGCGCGGCCCGCCAGCTCAAGCCCCTCTTCCAGCACCTGCCGCTGAACGAGGTGGATGCGCTGGCCACGGGGGAGCGCGTGCCCTTCTTCCAGGACTGGCTCGAGCACAACGCCCCGGACGACCCGTGGTGGAACCGCGCCAACTTCAACGGTGCGCTCTCCGAGGTCACCGCCCCGGCCCATCTGATTGGCGGCTGGTACGACATCTTCCTGCCCTGGCAGGTGAAGGACTACGCCGCGCTCCAGCGGGCCGGACGCGCGCCCTACCTGACCATCGGGCCCTGGACCCACGTCTCCGTCGAGGGCATGGTGGTCGCCGCGCGCGAGTCGCTGATCTGGCTCAAGGCCCACCTCCTGGGCGACCGGAGCCACCTGCGCGAGGCGCCCGTCCGCGTCTTCGTCATGGGGGCCAACACCTGGCGCGACTTCTCCGAGTGGCCTCCGCCCGGCATCCAGACGCGGCGCTGGCACCTGCAAGCGGACCGGGGCCTCTCGCCAGCGACGCCCACGGCCTCGGAGCCGGATCGCTACCGGTATGACCCCGCGAACCCCACTCCGTCCCTCGGCGGTGCGCTGCTGACGCGGGAGGCGGGACCGCGCGACAATCGCGAGCTGGAGGCGAGGCCGGACGTGCTCACGTACACCAGCGCGCCCCTGGAGAAGGCCCTGGAGATCATCGGCCCCGTGCAGGCCGAGCTCTTCGTGCGCTCCAGCCTCCCGCACACCGACTTCTTCGCCCGGCTGTGCGACGTGGAGCCCTCGGGCAAGTCGGTCAACCTCTGCGACGGGCTGCTGCGCCTCACTCCGGGCAAGCCCGCCGCGGAGCCCGACGGCACCCTGCGCATCACCCTCGACCTGTGGCCCACCGCCCACCGTTTCCTCGCGGGCCACCGCCTCCGGCTCCAGATCTCCAGCGGGGCGCATCCCCGGTTCGCCCGCAACCCCGGCACCGGCGAGCCGCTCGGCACCGCGAAGACGCTGGTCGCCGCCGACCAGGCCGTCTTCCACGACCCTTCACATCCCTCCGCCCTGCTGCTTCCCGTCATGGGCGGGTGA
- the nagZ gene encoding beta-N-acetylhexosaminidase, with protein MSNALYRDCARLFMVGFPGLRIDDDFASLMKDGIFGAILFKRNVGTAQETAALCRDIKTRAGRPFILSVDQEGGRVARLRGAPFTALPPMRELGQRGDVALVERVGRLLAHELRAIGFDWDFAPVLDVDTNTANPVIGDRSFSRDPDEVARMGVALGRGLEAGGVASCGKHFPGHGDTTTDSHLTLPRLPHDMERLRRVELVPFRAFAQAGLASLMTAHVLFDALDPQVPATMSHRVLDGVLRQEMGFDGVLVSDDLEMKAIANHYSVEEATVQGTLAGVDLFLVCHQADVQRRCIEALVRAVESGRVPRTRIDEAHRRLARLEARFAHGPEDRLATLGGAEHQTLAEGLASGFNGKDPTEVMLASR; from the coding sequence ATGAGCAACGCTCTCTACCGGGATTGTGCCCGGCTCTTCATGGTGGGCTTCCCCGGCCTCCGCATCGACGACGACTTCGCCTCGCTGATGAAGGACGGCATCTTCGGCGCCATCCTCTTCAAGCGGAACGTGGGCACCGCGCAGGAGACGGCCGCCCTGTGCCGCGACATCAAGACGCGCGCGGGCCGGCCCTTCATCCTCTCGGTGGACCAGGAGGGCGGACGCGTGGCACGGCTGCGGGGCGCGCCCTTCACCGCCCTGCCCCCCATGCGCGAGCTTGGCCAGCGCGGCGACGTGGCCCTCGTGGAGCGTGTGGGCCGGCTGCTCGCGCATGAGCTGCGCGCCATCGGCTTCGACTGGGACTTCGCGCCCGTGCTCGACGTGGACACCAACACCGCCAACCCCGTCATCGGCGACCGCAGCTTCAGCCGCGACCCGGACGAGGTGGCCCGCATGGGGGTGGCCCTGGGGCGTGGCCTGGAGGCCGGCGGCGTGGCCTCGTGCGGCAAGCACTTCCCCGGACATGGCGACACCACCACGGACAGCCACCTGACGCTGCCGCGCCTGCCCCATGACATGGAGCGCCTGCGCCGCGTGGAGCTGGTGCCCTTCCGCGCCTTCGCCCAGGCGGGGCTCGCCTCGCTCATGACGGCGCACGTGCTCTTCGACGCGCTCGACCCCCAGGTGCCCGCCACCATGAGCCACCGCGTGCTCGACGGCGTGCTGCGCCAGGAGATGGGCTTCGACGGCGTGCTGGTGAGCGATGACCTGGAGATGAAGGCCATCGCCAACCACTACTCCGTGGAGGAGGCCACGGTGCAGGGCACGCTCGCCGGCGTGGACCTCTTCCTCGTCTGCCATCAGGCGGACGTGCAGCGGCGGTGCATCGAGGCGCTGGTGCGCGCGGTGGAGTCCGGCCGCGTTCCCCGCACGCGCATCGACGAGGCCCACCGCCGCCTGGCCCGCCTCGAGGCGCGTTTCGCCCACGGCCCCGAGGATCGCCTGGCCACGCTCGGCGGCGCTGAACACCAGACGCTCGCCGAGGGGCTCGCCAGCGGCTTCAACGGGAAGGACCCCACCGAGGTCATGCTGGCGTCCCGGTAG
- the bcp gene encoding thioredoxin-dependent thiol peroxidase — MPIPQTGHPAPDFQLKDQNGNDVKLSRLRGKNVVLYFYPKDDTPGCTREACDFRDEHSALESAGAVVLGVSPDDTKSHQKFATKFSLPFPLLADTERQVCDAYGVWGEKSLYGRKFLGVTRATFLIDTEGKVARVWPKVKVDGHVQDILQSLKGGASVKTEAPTEKTPAKKAAAKKVVAKKAAPAKKAAAKKTAARR, encoded by the coding sequence ATGCCCATTCCCCAGACAGGCCACCCGGCTCCCGATTTCCAGCTGAAGGACCAGAACGGCAACGACGTGAAGCTCTCGCGGCTGCGGGGCAAGAACGTCGTCCTCTACTTCTACCCGAAGGATGACACCCCGGGCTGCACGCGCGAGGCGTGCGACTTCCGTGACGAGCACTCGGCGCTGGAGTCGGCCGGGGCGGTGGTGCTGGGCGTGTCGCCGGACGACACGAAGAGCCACCAGAAGTTCGCCACGAAGTTCTCGCTGCCCTTCCCGCTGCTCGCGGACACCGAGCGCCAGGTGTGCGACGCCTACGGTGTGTGGGGCGAGAAGTCGCTGTACGGCCGGAAGTTCCTGGGCGTGACGCGCGCCACCTTCCTCATCGACACCGAGGGCAAGGTGGCCCGGGTGTGGCCCAAGGTGAAGGTGGATGGCCACGTGCAGGACATCCTCCAGTCGCTCAAGGGCGGCGCCTCCGTGAAGACCGAGGCCCCCACCGAGAAGACTCCGGCGAAGAAGGCCGCCGCGAAGAAGGTCGTGGCGAAGAAGGCGGCTCCTGCGAAGAAGGCCGCGGCGAAGAAGACGGCCGCGCGCCGGTAG